From Methanobacterium formicicum DSM 3637, one genomic window encodes:
- a CDS encoding pyridoxamine 5'-phosphate oxidase family protein has translation MVMNKEMMDALEKNNIVWLATASNESTPNLVPIGFVKPLDSETILLVANFMNKSFENLKNNPQASVAVADISECPYQFKGTVEIHESGKYFDDAVEWAKSVMTQLAPKAAILLKVTEIYSVQPGPDAGKRVD, from the coding sequence ATGGTAATGAACAAGGAAATGATGGATGCACTAGAAAAAAACAACATAGTATGGTTAGCAACTGCCAGTAATGAAAGTACTCCTAACCTGGTTCCAATAGGATTTGTAAAACCTTTAGATAGTGAAACAATCCTACTGGTGGCTAACTTCATGAACAAAAGCTTTGAAAATCTTAAAAACAATCCCCAGGCAAGTGTAGCTGTTGCAGATATATCTGAATGCCCCTACCAGTTTAAGGGCACCGTGGAAATCCATGAATCAGGTAAATACTTCGATGATGCAGTTGAATGGGCTAAAAGTGTCATGACTCAGTTAGCACCCAAAGCAGCAATTTTACTCAAGGTCACTGAAATATATTCAGTACAGCCAGGTCCAGATGCAGGTAAACGGGTTGACTAA